One genomic region from Mesotoga sp. UBA6090 encodes:
- a CDS encoding carbohydrate ABC transporter permease, translating into MHNRFPNKFLPYLLLLPSVVVVIVFLIVPTIQSLYLSFFRVSPFGDRLIFVGWYNFSKLFTSSDYINSLVITLIFAVFVVLIGLTVGMLLSVLLNQKLKGLQVYRTLFIWTYAISPAIAGTIWALMFSPSSGPITFLLKAIFGANVNWMMDGKVALVAVIIAASWKMLGYNIIFFLSGLQTIPQELMEASAIDGASSVRRFFKITFPLLSPTTFFLLIMNMLYAFFQVFGLIDIMTKGGPGDATQVLVYKLYRDGFINLDTGFASAQSIVLFVFVAILTVLQFRFAEQRVFYG; encoded by the coding sequence ATGCATAATCGTTTTCCAAATAAGTTTCTGCCGTATCTGTTGCTTCTGCCTTCAGTAGTTGTAGTGATTGTCTTCCTTATCGTTCCAACTATTCAGTCGCTTTATCTGAGCTTCTTCAGGGTTTCCCCTTTCGGTGACAGGCTGATATTCGTGGGTTGGTATAATTTCTCCAAACTCTTCACATCTTCAGATTATATCAACAGCCTTGTAATCACGCTTATTTTTGCGGTTTTCGTCGTACTGATCGGTCTGACTGTGGGAATGCTGCTTTCGGTACTTCTAAACCAGAAGCTGAAGGGGCTTCAAGTATATCGAACTCTTTTCATCTGGACTTATGCAATTTCACCGGCCATTGCAGGTACGATCTGGGCACTGATGTTCAGCCCTTCGAGCGGGCCGATCACGTTTTTGCTGAAGGCGATCTTTGGAGCTAACGTTAACTGGATGATGGATGGAAAGGTTGCCCTCGTTGCAGTAATCATAGCGGCTTCGTGGAAAATGCTCGGTTACAATATTATCTTTTTCTTGTCAGGACTCCAAACGATTCCTCAAGAACTGATGGAGGCTTCTGCTATAGATGGTGCATCCAGCGTTCGGAGATTCTTCAAGATCACATTTCCGCTGTTGTCGCCGACCACTTTCTTTCTGCTGATAATGAACATGCTGTACGCTTTCTTTCAGGTCTTCGGGCTGATCGACATAATGACCAAGGGCGGCCCGGGCGATGCAACTCAAGTCCTGGTTTACAAGTTGTACAGGGATGGATTTATAAATCTTGATACCGGCTTCGCATCAGCTCAATCAATAGTACTTTTCGTTTTTGTAGCCATTTTGACGGTCCTGCAGTTCAGATTTGCCGAGCAAAGGGTCTTCTATGGATGA
- a CDS encoding carbohydrate ABC transporter permease — protein sequence MKQRKSSIFLSYLFLTIALIVIMFPIYYAFTMSTFNEKEAYSFPPKFIPSIHAFDNYATAWKTVNMGRLIFNSAFISIIVALSKIFLSMLAAFAFTYFGDFKGKYFFFAVILITHMLPLPIRIVPTYELMRTFGWVNTYRALTIPFFASATGTLLFRQLFMTVPPSLSDAARIDGAGPMRFLFSVLIPLSKTNVGALFLIEFTYMWNEYLWPMIVTNSNNMRVVQIGIKMLLASEAQAAEWNIIMAGAIIAMIPPLIMLLIFQRTIMEGFSLKEEK from the coding sequence ATGAAGCAGAGAAAATCATCGATCTTTCTGAGCTATCTTTTTCTGACAATAGCGCTCATAGTGATAATGTTTCCGATTTACTACGCCTTCACGATGAGCACCTTCAACGAGAAGGAAGCCTACTCATTCCCTCCTAAGTTCATCCCAAGCATTCACGCATTCGATAACTATGCGACGGCCTGGAAGACGGTCAATATGGGAAGATTGATCTTCAACAGTGCATTCATTTCGATTATTGTGGCACTTTCAAAGATATTTCTTTCGATGCTCGCTGCATTTGCTTTTACCTATTTCGGCGATTTCAAAGGAAAGTATTTCTTTTTTGCGGTTATATTGATAACCCATATGCTGCCGCTTCCGATCAGAATCGTACCGACTTATGAGCTGATGAGAACTTTTGGCTGGGTGAACACATATAGAGCTCTCACGATACCGTTTTTTGCAAGCGCGACCGGAACTCTGCTTTTCAGACAGCTATTCATGACCGTTCCACCTTCGCTTTCCGACGCTGCGAGGATCGATGGAGCAGGACCCATGAGATTTCTATTCAGTGTGTTGATCCCGCTTTCAAAGACCAACGTCGGGGCGTTGTTCCTGATTGAATTCACTTATATGTGGAACGAATACCTGTGGCCTATGATTGTTACCAACAGCAACAATATGAGGGTGGTTCAGATAGGAATAAAGATGCTTCTTGCAAGTGAAGCTCAAGCGGCCGAATGGAATATCATTATGGCTGGAGCCATAATCGCCATGATCCCCCCGCTAATCATGCTGCTGATTTTCCAGAGAACCATCATGGAAGGATTCAGTCTGAAAGAAGAGAAGTAG
- a CDS encoding flavodoxin domain-containing protein, whose product MKTAIIYATRSGTAENCSQKLSDMLAGESTVINIKKVSSPDLSGYDAVIVGTFIRIGKVQKEISEFVQKNLKTLKEKRQGVFLCMGAREENFSEHLSRNFPKEFLDKCKAKGFFGGEFNLERLGFLSKMMLKAASKGKPQPHFIPSNIDRFAKDFED is encoded by the coding sequence ATGAAAACCGCAATAATCTATGCAACGAGAAGCGGAACAGCCGAAAACTGCTCGCAAAAACTCTCTGATATGCTCGCCGGCGAAAGCACCGTCATCAACATCAAGAAAGTCTCTTCGCCGGACTTATCTGGATATGATGCAGTTATCGTCGGAACATTCATCAGAATCGGCAAAGTACAGAAAGAGATTTCCGAGTTCGTACAGAAAAATCTCAAAACACTAAAGGAAAAGCGCCAGGGCGTCTTCCTTTGCATGGGTGCTCGAGAAGAAAACTTCAGCGAACACCTGTCCCGGAACTTCCCTAAGGAATTTCTGGACAAATGCAAAGCGAAAGGTTTTTTTGGAGGTGAGTTTAATCTCGAGAGACTGGGATTCCTTTCAAAGATGATGTTGAAAGCCGCCTCAAAGGGTAAGCCCCAGCCTCACTTCATCCCGAGTAATATTGACAGATTTGCAAAAGACTTTGAAGATTAG
- the rpsF gene encoding 30S ribosomal protein S6, whose product MNRIYETMFIVSPKLDEEERNAMAEKVRDYIVERVGGTIEKFDRWGVRKLAYRVAKGFSEGDYTVIQFRADPETVDILERFYGITPDVFRWQTFRREDLEKAEKRASLKPPETVEEPESVEAVESVEAAESVETSTEPVVEDVAYEAVDAETETVEEVKKTEE is encoded by the coding sequence ATGAATAGGATTTACGAAACGATGTTCATAGTCTCGCCAAAGCTTGATGAAGAAGAGCGTAACGCGATGGCTGAAAAGGTAAGAGACTACATTGTTGAACGGGTGGGAGGAACCATCGAAAAGTTCGACAGATGGGGTGTTAGAAAGCTCGCTTACAGAGTTGCAAAAGGCTTCAGTGAAGGTGACTACACGGTAATTCAGTTCAGGGCCGATCCCGAAACGGTAGACATTCTTGAGAGATTCTATGGTATTACACCCGATGTTTTCAGGTGGCAGACCTTCAGGAGAGAGGATCTTGAGAAGGCAGAAAAGAGGGCCTCGTTGAAACCGCCTGAAACCGTAGAAGAACCGGAGAGTGTTGAAGCGGTGGAAAGTGTTGAAGCAGCGGAGAGTGTTGAAACTTCAACCGAGCCCGTCGTAGAAGATGTTGCTTATGAAGCGGTCGACGCAGAAACTGAAACGGTTGAAGAAGTAAAGAAGACGGAGGAGTAA
- a CDS encoding single-stranded DNA-binding protein yields the protein MSISYNHVVLIGRLTRDPEIKFAASGTQITTFTLAVDRNIPSSNNDNTDFIRIVTFGKTAEFVGNYITKGRLILVEGSLRINKWKTQDGEPRSNAEVAASNIRFMETKAQAQQSSGGFDRPSQDTDVIEATGNDDITFFGNETEDSGSDDIPF from the coding sequence ATGTCTATTAGCTACAATCATGTTGTCCTGATAGGTAGACTGACTCGCGATCCTGAGATCAAGTTTGCTGCAAGTGGTACCCAGATAACGACATTCACTCTTGCGGTAGACAGGAACATTCCATCGTCCAACAATGACAACACTGATTTCATAAGGATTGTAACTTTCGGGAAGACGGCTGAGTTTGTTGGAAACTACATAACCAAAGGTAGACTGATACTTGTTGAGGGTTCACTGAGAATTAACAAGTGGAAGACCCAGGATGGGGAACCAAGGTCGAATGCGGAAGTCGCGGCTTCCAATATTCGATTCATGGAAACCAAAGCCCAGGCTCAACAGTCTTCCGGAGGTTTCGACAGACCGTCGCAGGATACCGATGTGATTGAAGCCACGGGAAACGATGACATTACTTTCTTTGGAAACGAGACAGAAGATTCCGGGAGCGACGATATCCCATTTTAA
- the rpsR gene encoding 30S ribosomal protein S18, translating to MVRDNRRRGRTRRKCRFCGTKTTYIDYKNISLLRDYVTEKGKIIPKRITGNCAKHQRMVKEAIQRARFMALLPYTKE from the coding sequence ATGGTAAGAGACAACAGAAGAAGAGGAAGAACCAGAAGAAAGTGTAGATTCTGCGGTACAAAGACGACATACATTGATTATAAGAATATTTCTTTGCTCCGCGATTATGTGACAGAGAAGGGCAAGATAATTCCAAAACGAATTACGGGAAACTGCGCGAAACATCAGAGGATGGTGAAGGAAGCGATTCAGAGGGCGAGATTCATGGCGCTGCTTCCTTATACTAAAGAGTGA
- the rplI gene encoding 50S ribosomal protein L9 codes for MKVILLKDLSNVGKVGEVKNVSDGYGRNFLIPKGFAVEANAKEMAKLKQTQKQKKEKEERIRKASEELLHELQKHHFTIKAKSGVSGKLFGAVTSGDISNHIKAVIGVDIDKREIDLEDHIKQTGEYKVDVKLPGNVKGKLALKVEGLEEE; via the coding sequence ATGAAGGTGATTCTTCTCAAAGACTTAAGTAATGTTGGAAAAGTCGGTGAAGTAAAGAATGTGTCGGACGGTTACGGTAGAAACTTCCTGATTCCTAAGGGTTTTGCGGTTGAAGCCAATGCAAAAGAGATGGCGAAACTTAAGCAGACGCAGAAACAGAAGAAAGAAAAGGAAGAAAGGATAAGGAAGGCGAGCGAGGAGCTGCTTCATGAGCTTCAAAAGCATCACTTTACAATAAAGGCAAAATCAGGTGTGAGTGGCAAGCTATTTGGAGCCGTAACCTCGGGTGATATTTCCAACCATATAAAGGCCGTAATAGGCGTTGATATCGACAAGAGAGAAATAGATCTAGAGGACCATATCAAACAGACTGGTGAATACAAAGTGGATGTCAAGCTTCCAGGCAATGTAAAGGGAAAGCTCGCTTTGAAAGTCGAAGGCCTGGAGGAAGAATAA
- a CDS encoding MBL fold metallo-hydrolase — protein MEFQIFSKALYSTWILYRPERVLFDVGEGISTVLGNSVYGIKEIFLTHGHVDHISGLWGLINTRNTAMGDRNKQLQINFPSGNRAIEAYLDFIIGMNPRLRYNMILNPLKVGDEVYLRTAGSFRRHVTPFKVKHTIGEISYGYHIYEERRKLKEIYGGLSSKEIASVVKEKGREAVTDTYLQKIVTVSGDTFALPPEVISNSETLLHECTFLDGKDRRNQNHSSIDEVIYTVRQSSGIKRLILYHISGRYTSKIKKWHNIIKKELEGTGTEVFLVHPEHVFEL, from the coding sequence TTGGAGTTTCAGATATTCTCGAAGGCGCTCTATTCTACATGGATTCTATATAGACCCGAAAGGGTACTCTTCGATGTAGGAGAGGGTATATCGACTGTTCTTGGAAACAGTGTATATGGTATAAAGGAAATCTTTCTTACTCACGGGCACGTCGATCATATCTCGGGTCTTTGGGGTCTGATCAATACAAGAAATACAGCCATGGGAGACCGGAACAAGCAGTTGCAAATCAATTTTCCTTCGGGGAATCGAGCTATAGAAGCTTATTTGGATTTCATTATTGGAATGAATCCCAGGCTGAGATACAACATGATACTGAACCCGCTGAAAGTTGGGGATGAAGTATATCTAAGAACGGCTGGCAGTTTCAGAAGGCACGTCACCCCATTCAAAGTGAAGCACACTATCGGTGAAATCAGTTATGGTTATCACATCTATGAAGAAAGAAGGAAGTTGAAAGAGATCTACGGCGGTCTTTCTTCAAAGGAAATCGCCAGTGTTGTGAAGGAAAAAGGCAGAGAAGCTGTTACTGACACCTATCTTCAAAAAATCGTGACTGTTAGCGGCGACACATTTGCGCTCCCGCCGGAAGTCATTAGTAATTCGGAGACGCTCCTTCATGAGTGTACTTTTCTCGATGGGAAAGACAGAAGAAATCAGAACCATTCCAGTATAGACGAAGTCATCTATACAGTGAGGCAGAGCAGCGGGATAAAGAGATTGATATTGTATCATATATCTGGGCGATACACCTCGAAGATAAAAAAATGGCATAATATAATTAAGAAGGAGCTAGAAGGTACCGGAACTGAAGTTTTTCTTGTTCACCCGGAACATGTTTTCGAATTGTGA
- a CDS encoding NfeD family protein gives MGYIGWMIFGVVLLVAEIITPTFFFLWFSIGSFLAGLTAMFNFSFGWQVIVFALSSSLLVLLTRPIARRLSKGDSPKKMYIDGLVGAEGRVTVEINPQLEKGLVRIEGEDWRAASLNGETIPVDSLVRVIRLEGTLIYVERIADNSK, from the coding sequence ATGGGTTACATAGGCTGGATGATTTTTGGTGTTGTCTTACTCGTGGCAGAGATAATTACTCCTACGTTCTTCTTTCTGTGGTTTTCGATCGGTTCCTTTCTTGCTGGCCTTACGGCAATGTTTAATTTTAGCTTTGGCTGGCAGGTAATCGTATTTGCGCTAAGCAGCTCCTTGCTTGTGCTTCTTACCAGGCCAATTGCCAGGAGGCTTTCCAAGGGTGATTCGCCAAAAAAGATGTACATAGACGGTCTTGTAGGTGCAGAGGGACGTGTGACCGTGGAGATAAATCCACAGCTGGAAAAGGGATTGGTCAGGATAGAAGGAGAGGACTGGAGAGCGGCCTCGTTAAATGGCGAAACAATACCGGTTGATTCTTTGGTCAGGGTGATAAGACTTGAAGGCACTCTGATCTACGTCGAGAGAATAGCCGACAACAGTAAATAA